The nucleotide sequence ATCGCCGGCAACCAGTTGCTGCTCGGCTGTGACAACAATTTCCCCAACGTAGGCCGCAACCCTGGCCGCGCAGACGACAGTGAGTTCATTGTGGTGAAGCTGCCGGGCCTCCGCGGCGAGTAGAGAGAGCAGAGCTCGCAGGTCCTCGGGCAGGCAGGACGCTGCCGGGACCGGTGACGGTCCCGGCGGCACCATCTCATGAGGGGCGTAGCGCAGAGACAGACCAATCGCCATCGATTGCGCTCGCAATTCTTGGTGGCGCGTTCGCTTCGCCGAAAAGGAGGCAAGTCATGCGGTTCAGCCCACTGATCACAGTGATTCTCCTCGCTCCCATGGCAGCGCTCGCGGGCGCCGTCGGCAGCGGTCCCGCCGACCACGAGGAGACTCTGCGGCTGCTGGACACCGGTGCCACCATCGACGCGTTCCTCAACGGTGGCGAGCCGAGCCACACCGGCGACCGGGAGGTCTTCCGCGACACGCTTGTCTGGGCCAAGGATCAGAGTCCTGCGGGCAAGGCGGAAGGCCATTGCACAGTGATCGAAGCTTCCACCGCGACGACGACCTGCACGATCGTCACCACCTTGCAACATGGCACTATTACCACCGAAGGTGTTGGCATTTTCGTGCCAGGCGCCACCAGCATCGCGGCGGTAACCGGGGGCACCGGCGCCTACGAAGGCGCCAAGGGCCATGCCACCTTCCTGTTCAACCCGGCCGCAAATTCGCCGGTGACCTTCGTGCTGTCCCGGCGCTGACTGGGTTCACCGCGTATCGCAGTCCGGGCCGACCTGTGGCTCCGCACGCCCATCGGCAGGTGTGGCACCGGATGAAGAAATGGCCGCCGCAGCGGCACAGCCACCGGTCGCGCAGCGGCGTGGTCGTCGAGCCGCCGGCGTAGCCGTGCCCGTTGTGGCATCCCCGCGGCCTGTCGCCGACCAGCTCGCGGACCTGGTCAGGCCACCCCGTTGTGGATCGGCTGGGGTTCGGCCGGTAGGTGATCGAGAGGATCGCGGAGTTTTGCGCAACTGGCGGCGACGTGGCCGGCCCTGGCGTGCGGATCGACGCGGACGGCTCGCTCGTCGCCACGGCGACCGCCGAGCAGGTGTGCGGGAGTGTTGGGTCGGCCGATCAACGAGGCATCCGACATAGACGGCAGCCTCACCGCCGCCGGGACCAACCACATCCGCGCCGACCTGCGGCAGAACAGCGACAGCCCGGGTTCTCCGGGCTGCCGCTGCTGTCGCCAGTCACGCAGTTCGCGGCCGAAGGCCGGTCACAGGGTGACGACCGCGTCCTCGGCGAAGGTGAACAGGCCGGCGTCGAAAGTGATCGTCTTCAGCTTCGTGCCCTTCGGCACGTCGAAGTAGACGTTCGCCTTCACCGAGTTGCCAGGGTTGATCTCGTCGAGGAAACCCTGCCCGTCGGTGTTGCCGTAGATCCCGGCCTCGCCGTCAGCCTCGTACTCCCGGCCCGTGGCGTCCTCGGCGGTGAGGGTGCCGTCGGCGTGGAAGGTGTGCGCGCTCTTCGTGACGTTCTTGACGGTCACATTGACCTTGCAGAAGGTGCCCTGCGCCTTGGTGTTCAGGAACTGGCTGCCCACCTGGGAGATCCCACACTTCACGCTGTTGACCGTGAACTCGAAGTCACCGCCGCGCACCTTGTCGCCGACGCCAAAGGTCTTCGGCTTGGCGGAGGCCGGCGCCGCAGTCGTCTTCGCCGGCTCCGGCTTGACCGATGCGGGCGCCGACATGCTCGGGGCGACGGCCGCAGGGGCGGAGGTGCTGGGGCTGGCAGCGGGGATGTCACTGCTGGCGGACACACCGGACTTCTTGTCGTCGCCGCTGACCAGGCCGATCACCATCGAGCCGCCGCAGCACAGCACCACGAACGCGCCGACGCCGATGAGGGTGGGAATCAGCCAGGGCCGCTTGCGGGCGGCGGGCGCCTGCGCGCCGGGCGGCGGCGGGAACTGGCCGGGCTGCTGAGCGAACTGCCCGGGCGCCGGCGGCGGGAAGTGACCGGCCGGCACCTGCGGGAACTGAGCGGTGGGCGGCATCGGCTGCTGGCCGGCCGGCGGCTGGTTCTGGGCAGGGTCGTAGGGGGTGGTCATTGAGTGGTGTTCTCCCAGGTCTTGATTCGCGCTGCCCCGTTAGTTGAGCGCAATAATTTCCACCCTGGCACATTTTGCCTCAGGCAACTGTCCTCCGGCTGGCCTGACCCACACGCCCGGTCAGCGCGAGAAACCCCCGATCTTGGTGACCCGGTCGTCAGCCGTTGAGCCACCAACTTGTTCACGCCCCGGCCGCGGCGTCCCCGGTGGCTCGGGTCGGTCCAACTGCCCGCTCCAGCTTGCGGGCAGCGGCTGTGGCCAGGAATGCGCGATGATGCCCCGGAGCTGTCGGGACAGCAGCGGCACGCCCCCCGACGCGGGGCGCCGCCAGCGGGTGGGTGCGGCGCATCCGGATGAAGACGGGCGCTGACCCCACGATCGGGGATGCTCAGGATCGAGACCCCAGCGGCCCTGGTGCTTCTGACACATAAGTCCGGGTCGTTGAGTTGCCCGAGCTGCACGCCGCAGCGAGACCAGGTCCACCTCGGGGCCGTGCCGCGGCGGTGAACCTGGTCGTCGCGAGGCCGAGTTCGGACCGCCGCTTCCGCCGAACGAGCAGCCGGAGATCCACGGCGTCCTCGTCGGTCCGCCGGTTCCTTGGGCCGGCCTCGACGCCTGACTTCAGGGCGCTCGGGTCGTGCACGGGTTGGTTCGGGCGGATGGAGGCGCCTCGGATGGCCGCCCCGCTAGAAGATCAGTGGAGACGGGCCCGTAGGTCGGCGATCCGATCCGCCGCTGCGATGAAGCCGGCGGTGTCGAGCTTGCCCCCGGTCTGCGCGTCGACCAGGGCGGCCGTGGCGGCTTCGCCCTGACTGACATCACGGGCGGAGCACAGGATGAGATCCATGCCGGCGGTCGCGGCGGCGACCGCGCGCTGGCCGGTGCTGCCGTAGGCAGCCAGCGCACCGGCTTCCAGGGCATCGGTGACGGTTACTCCGGTGAACCCGATGCGACCGCGCAGTTCCTGCCTGACCACGGTCGGCGACAGGCCGGCCGGGCGGTTCGGGTCCAACGCCGGGTAGACGGCCCAGGACAGCATGACGAGGTCGACGCCGCTGGCGACGGCGGCCGGGTACGGGAACTCGTC is from Micromonospora terminaliae and encodes:
- a CDS encoding DUF4352 domain-containing protein gives rise to the protein MTTPYDPAQNQPPAGQQPMPPTAQFPQVPAGHFPPPAPGQFAQQPGQFPPPPGAQAPAARKRPWLIPTLIGVGAFVVLCCGGSMVIGLVSGDDKKSGVSASSDIPAASPSTSAPAAVAPSMSAPASVKPEPAKTTAAPASAKPKTFGVGDKVRGGDFEFTVNSVKCGISQVGSQFLNTKAQGTFCKVNVTVKNVTKSAHTFHADGTLTAEDATGREYEADGEAGIYGNTDGQGFLDEINPGNSVKANVYFDVPKGTKLKTITFDAGLFTFAEDAVVTL